One genomic window of Entelurus aequoreus isolate RoL-2023_Sb linkage group LG07, RoL_Eaeq_v1.1, whole genome shotgun sequence includes the following:
- the alas2 gene encoding 5-aminolevulinate synthase, erythroid-specific, mitochondrial, translated as MAAFLHHCPFFKSATKPSLRRSGPSLLSLANQCPIIARQISVCGLASLEAKLSASYSSPDCHQRTTLEQRRMFAQTAPQVAESTSKACPFVTSRIGMVRARPEVQEDVQEGMMISLLKDLKESLLPKPSQISTISHLLTDNMAGPSYDYDHFFSEKIAEKKKDHTYRVFKTVNRSAGSFPLAEDYSVSDRDRSQVSVWCSNDYLGMSRHPQVLSTISEALSRHGAGAGGTRNISGTSNFHVSLEKELAELHQKDGALVFSSCFVANDSTLFTLARILPGCEIYSDAGNHASMIQGIRNSGAKRFIFRHNDSQHLKELLQRSDPKTPKIVAFETVHSMDGAICPLEELCDVAHLYGALTFVDEVHAVGLYGAHGAGVGERDNVMHKIDIVSGTLGKAYGCVGGYIASSAALVDTVRSYAAGFIFTTALPPMVLAGALESVRVLKGPEGQSLRRAHQRNVKHMRQLLLDKGLPVVHCPSHIIPIQVGNAELNTKVCDTMLERHNIYVQAINYPTVPRGEELLRLAPSPHHDPAMMEYFVEKLVDVWQEVGLKLNNTAAASCTFCDRPLHFDLMSEWEKSYFGNMEPQYITVSA; from the exons ATGGCTGCCTTCCTTCACCACTGCCCCTTCTTCAAGTCTGCCACCAAGCCATCTTTGAGAAGATCAGGACCCTCCTTGCTGTCACTGGCCAATCAGTGTCCCATCATTGCACGTCAGATCAGCGTCTGCGGGTTGGCATCGCTGGAGGCCAAGCTGAGCGCATCTTATTCCAGCCCTGACTGTCACCAGCGTACCACGCTGGAGCAAAGGAGGATGTTTGCTCAAACGGCTCCTCAGGTGGCCGAGTCGACATCAAAGGCTTGCCCTTTTGTCACCTCTCGCATTGGGATGGTTCGAGCCAGACCTGAAGTGCAGGAGGATGTCCAAGAGG GCATGATGATCTCTCTGTTGAAAGATTTAAAGGAGTCTCTTCTCCCGAAACCATCTCAAATCAGTACCATCAGTCACCTCCTCACAGACAACATGG CTGGGCCCAGCTATGATTATGACCACTTCTTCTCTGAGAAGATCGCTGAGAAGAAGAAGGACCACACTTATCGAGTCTTCAAGACAGTAAACCGTAGCGCCGGTTCATTTCCTTTGGCTGAGGATTACTCTGTGTCAGACCGCGATAGGTCCCAAGTCTCTGTGTGGTGCAGCAACGACTACTTGGGCATGAGTCGGCACCCACAGGTTCTTAGCACCATCAG TGAGGCCCTGAGCAGGCACGGTGCAGGAGCAGGAGGCACCAGAAACATCTCAGGTACTAGTAACTTCCACGTGTCTCTGGAGAAGGAGTTGGCTGAGCTGCATCAGAAGGACGGTGCCCTTGTCTTCTCTTCCTGCTTCGTGGCAAACGACTCCACCCTCTTCACTTTGGCCAGGATTCTACCAG GCTGTGAGATCTACTCTGATGCCGGGAACCACGCCTCAATGATTCAGGGCATCAGGAACAGTGGAGCCAAGCGCTTCATCTTTCGCCACAACGACAGCCAACACCTGAAGGAACTACTGCAACGCTCTGACCCGAAGACGCCCAAAATAGTGGCATTCGAGACGGTGCATTCAATGGACG GTGCCATATGTCCTTTAGAGGAGCTGTGTGACGTTGCTCACCTTTATGGAGCTCTGACGTTTGTTGATGAGGTCCACGCTGTTGGCCTGTATGGAGCCCATGGAGCTGGAGTGGGAGAGAGGGACAATGTTATGCACAAGATTGACATTGTGTCTGGGACCCTAG GGAAGGCCTACGGCTGTGTGGGAGGCTACATCGCCAGCAGCGCCGCCCTGGTGGACACAGTGCGCTCCTACGCGGCCGGCTTCATCTTCACTACCGCCCTGCCACCGATGGTCCTGGCCGGAGCCCTGGAGTCCGTGCGTGTCCTGAAGGGCCCCGAGGGACAGTCCCTGCGCAGAGCACACCAGAGAAACGTCAAACACATGAGGCAGCTTCTCCTGGACAAGGGCCTGCCCGTGGTCCACTGTCCCAGCCACATCATCCCCATACAG GTGGGCAATGCTGAGCTGAACACCAAGGTGTGCGACACCATGCTAGAGAGACACAACATATACGTCCAGGCCATCAACTACCCTACAGTGCCTCGTGGCGAGGAGCTGCTGCGCCTGGCCCCATCTCCTCATCACGACCCCGCCATGATGGAGTATTTTGTGG AGAAACTGGTGGATGTGTGGCAGGAGGTGGGACTCAAGCTTAACAACACTGCTGCTGCTTCCTGCACCTTCTGTGACCGGCCCCTGCACTTTGACCTTATGAGTGAATGGGAGAAGTCCTACTTTGGCAACATGGAGCCCCAATACATAACTGTGTCTGCATAG